Proteins co-encoded in one bacterium genomic window:
- a CDS encoding Glu/Leu/Phe/Val dehydrogenase has translation MFEDSPFYQQSLRQLESVADRVGVEKGIIDRLKYPKRSIVVTVPVRMDSGETKVFHGYRVQHSLTAGPGKGGLRFSPEVNLGEVAALAMMMSWKCGLTNLPFGGAKGGINCDPSKLSTGEMERITRRFTQEILPFIGPNTDVMAPDMGTGEQVMAWIYDTYSAHTGTNCPQIVTGKSTALYGTLGRREATGRGTVYCIEEAARVQGINLSESSAIVQGFGNVGSVAAIELAMRGVKIKGVADVSGHYVREEGFDPVDLTTYCEANKTLEGYPGIDRVTKEEFFATPAEIVVPAAMERQIDEKIAKNLKCRIIAEGANGPTTNEADEVLAENPDILMIPDILCNSGGVIVSYFEWVQDIQMFFWSAQEVDSRLQQLIRRAFIGCHHYARNNNVSMRTAALTLGIREVAIEKQVRGLYP, from the coding sequence GTGTTCGAAGACTCTCCATTTTATCAACAGTCGCTCCGCCAGTTGGAATCGGTCGCCGATCGAGTTGGCGTCGAGAAAGGCATCATCGATCGCCTGAAGTATCCCAAGCGCAGCATTGTGGTGACCGTCCCCGTCCGCATGGATAGCGGGGAGACCAAGGTCTTTCACGGCTACCGCGTTCAGCACTCGCTGACTGCCGGCCCGGGCAAAGGCGGTCTGCGTTTCAGCCCCGAAGTGAACCTGGGCGAAGTCGCCGCTCTGGCCATGATGATGTCCTGGAAGTGCGGTCTGACAAACTTGCCCTTTGGCGGCGCCAAGGGCGGCATCAACTGCGATCCGAGCAAACTCAGCACCGGGGAAATGGAACGTATCACGCGCCGTTTCACACAGGAAATCCTACCCTTCATCGGCCCGAATACCGATGTCATGGCGCCGGATATGGGTACCGGAGAGCAGGTGATGGCGTGGATCTACGACACGTACTCGGCCCACACGGGCACGAACTGTCCGCAGATCGTCACCGGCAAGAGCACGGCCCTCTATGGAACCCTGGGACGTCGCGAGGCCACTGGCCGCGGCACAGTCTACTGCATTGAAGAAGCCGCCCGAGTGCAGGGAATCAACCTCTCCGAATCGTCCGCGATCGTGCAGGGCTTCGGCAACGTGGGTTCCGTCGCAGCCATCGAGTTGGCCATGCGCGGCGTGAAGATCAAAGGCGTCGCCGACGTCAGCGGCCACTACGTCCGCGAGGAAGGCTTCGACCCCGTCGATCTGACGACCTACTGCGAAGCCAATAAGACGCTCGAAGGCTATCCCGGAATCGATCGCGTTACGAAGGAAGAGTTCTTTGCGACGCCTGCGGAAATCGTGGTGCCTGCCGCCATGGAACGCCAGATCGACGAGAAGATCGCCAAGAACCTGAAGTGCCGCATCATCGCTGAAGGCGCCAACGGCCCGACTACCAACGAGGCTGACGAAGTGCTGGCGGAGAATCCGGATATCCTGATGATCCCGGACATTCTGTGCAACTCCGGCGGCGTGATTGTGTCGTACTTCGAGTGGGTTCAGGACATCCAGATGTTCTTCTGGTCGGCGCAGGAAGTCGACAGCCGCCTGCAGCAATTGATCCGGCGCGCGTTCATTGGATGCCACCACTATGCAAGGAACAACAACGTCTCGATGCGTACTGCCGCACTGACGCTCGGCATTCGCGAAGTGGCCATAGAAAAGCAGGTTCGGGGACTCTATCCCTGA
- a CDS encoding YqaE/Pmp3 family membrane protein: MNKILMIIVAIVIPPVAVALTKGFGLHFWLNIILCLLFWLPASIHAVLVVLMKDGTIKI; the protein is encoded by the coding sequence ATGAACAAGATCCTGATGATCATCGTCGCTATCGTCATTCCGCCCGTTGCCGTCGCTCTGACCAAGGGGTTCGGTCTTCACTTCTGGCTGAATATCATCCTGTGCTTGCTCTTTTGGCTTCCCGCATCGATTCATGCGGTGCTGGTGGTCCTGATGAAGGACGGCACCATCAAGATCTGA
- the rfbB gene encoding dTDP-glucose 4,6-dehydratase, producing MNILVTGGAGFIGSNLVRHLVQTYPNNRIVNLDALTYAGNLTSLADIENAPNYRFVAGDICDGKLLAALFEEEQLDGIIHLAAESHVDRSILGPKEFIRTNVTGTFELLEAARAAWSGGRKGRFHHVSTDEVYGSLGETGAFTETTAYAPNSPYSASKAGSDMLVRAYHHTYGMNVVTTNCSNNYGPYQFPEKLIPLIILNARGGEPLPVYGDGANVRDWLYVQDHVEALDLVFRQGVAGETYNVGGNNEWKNLDVVEKICDLVDEALGLDAEGARRRLITFVKDRPGHDRRYAIDASKIARELNWEPRFTFEEGLRSTIRWYLDHSEWLEACVTGAYRDYYERNYADKMS from the coding sequence ATGAATATCCTCGTCACGGGTGGCGCCGGATTCATCGGTTCCAATCTCGTCCGACACCTGGTACAGACCTATCCCAACAACCGGATCGTGAATCTGGATGCGCTGACTTATGCGGGCAACCTGACGTCGCTGGCGGATATCGAAAACGCTCCGAATTACCGCTTCGTCGCCGGCGATATCTGCGACGGAAAACTGCTGGCGGCGTTGTTCGAAGAAGAACAACTCGACGGAATCATTCACCTGGCGGCGGAGTCCCACGTGGATCGTTCGATCCTGGGGCCGAAGGAGTTCATTCGCACAAACGTCACGGGCACGTTCGAGTTGCTGGAAGCGGCTCGCGCTGCGTGGTCTGGTGGGCGCAAAGGACGCTTCCATCACGTCTCGACCGACGAGGTGTACGGTTCTCTCGGCGAGACGGGCGCGTTCACGGAAACAACCGCCTACGCACCAAACTCGCCCTACAGCGCCAGCAAGGCCGGCAGCGACATGCTCGTGCGAGCCTACCACCACACGTACGGAATGAACGTCGTTACGACGAATTGCTCGAACAACTACGGCCCATACCAGTTCCCGGAAAAGCTGATCCCGCTGATTATCTTGAACGCGCGCGGCGGCGAGCCGCTGCCTGTCTATGGCGATGGTGCGAACGTGCGAGATTGGCTCTACGTCCAGGACCATGTCGAAGCGCTGGACCTGGTTTTCCGCCAGGGCGTTGCCGGCGAGACATACAACGTTGGAGGCAACAACGAGTGGAAGAATCTGGATGTCGTCGAGAAGATCTGCGACCTGGTCGATGAGGCCCTCGGCTTGGACGCGGAAGGTGCTCGCCGGCGCCTGATCACGTTTGTCAAGGATCGCCCCGGGCACGATCGCCGGTACGCAATCGATGCTTCGAAAATCGCCCGGGAATTGAATTGGGAGCCGCGCTTCACGTTCGAAGAAGGACTGCGTTCGACGATTCGCTGGTACCTGGATCACTCCGAATGGTTGGAGGCCTGCGTTACAGGCGCCTATCGGGATTACTACGAGCGAAACTACGCCGACAAGATGAGCTGA
- the rocD gene encoding ornithine--oxo-acid transaminase, whose translation MLAHACSSDIIAKAEKFSAHNYHPLPVVLTRGEGVWVWDIEGKKYLDCLAAYSAVNQGHRHPQIIAALLAQAEQITLTSRAFHNDQMGEFIEELCNATGYEKALPMNTGAEAVETAIKTARKWGYKIKGVPEGQAEIIVAANNFHGRTTTIVGFSTEHQYRDGFGPFTPGFNVVPYGDAEALAAAITPNTVAFLVEPIQGEGGVVIPPRGYLRACYDACRENNVLFVADEIQTGFGRTGAMFCCDHENVKADLVVIGKALGGGVYPVSAVLGSNEYLGVFNPGDHGSTFGGNPLGSAVGLASLRVVIEEDLPGQSLLLGNYFQERLLAIDSPHVREVRGKGLMIGVEIKRESGTARPFCEALMELGILAKETHAQTIRFAPPLVIDRETIDWALERIEKVLTR comes from the coding sequence ATGCTCGCTCATGCCTGTTCGTCGGACATTATCGCGAAAGCGGAGAAATTCAGCGCACACAATTACCATCCTCTGCCGGTCGTGTTGACCCGCGGCGAAGGAGTGTGGGTTTGGGATATTGAGGGAAAGAAGTACCTGGATTGCCTGGCGGCTTACTCCGCCGTGAACCAGGGACATCGCCACCCGCAGATCATTGCTGCGCTGCTGGCCCAGGCCGAGCAGATCACGCTGACTTCGCGCGCGTTCCACAACGATCAGATGGGCGAGTTCATCGAGGAGCTTTGTAACGCCACCGGCTACGAAAAAGCGCTGCCGATGAATACCGGCGCGGAGGCCGTGGAGACCGCAATCAAGACTGCCCGGAAGTGGGGCTACAAAATCAAGGGAGTGCCCGAGGGCCAAGCCGAGATCATCGTGGCGGCAAACAACTTCCACGGCCGCACGACAACGATTGTTGGGTTCTCAACCGAGCACCAATACCGCGACGGATTCGGTCCGTTCACTCCGGGTTTCAACGTCGTTCCCTACGGCGATGCAGAAGCTTTGGCGGCTGCAATTACACCGAACACGGTCGCGTTTCTCGTGGAGCCGATCCAAGGCGAGGGCGGCGTGGTGATTCCTCCGCGCGGTTACCTGCGGGCGTGCTACGATGCCTGTCGCGAGAACAACGTCTTGTTCGTTGCAGATGAAATCCAGACCGGTTTTGGTCGCACGGGAGCGATGTTCTGCTGTGACCACGAGAACGTAAAGGCGGACCTTGTCGTCATCGGCAAAGCCCTCGGCGGCGGCGTCTACCCGGTCAGCGCAGTACTCGGTTCGAACGAGTACCTCGGTGTGTTCAATCCGGGCGATCACGGCTCGACGTTCGGCGGAAATCCGCTCGGCTCGGCGGTGGGCCTGGCATCGTTGCGCGTTGTGATCGAGGAAGACCTGCCGGGGCAGTCACTCCTCCTCGGGAACTACTTCCAGGAACGCCTGCTGGCGATCGATTCGCCGCACGTCAGAGAAGTGCGCGGCAAGGGCCTGATGATTGGCGTAGAAATCAAGCGCGAGTCCGGCACGGCACGACCCTTCTGCGAGGCGCTGATGGAACTCGGCATTCTGGCGAAGGAAACGCACGCGCAAACAATCCGCTTTGCTCCCCCGCTGGTGATCGACCGCGAGACGATCGACTGGGCACTGGAACGGATCGAGAAGGTTCTGACGCGCTGA
- a CDS encoding DUF547 domain-containing protein, with translation MKILTRPNDKAVFLIAAFGVLMAGMALFLVPPKAVSAGGEDEPATTITEATTRPTSRPTSGPTSGPTSRTSSDQPVRRKAHQSPGLLAPAGFPTRTYADLLSKYLADGRVDYAGLKDDPVELKALIRAIETTDPAALDKLDDAAKMAWYANAYNILTIDLIVRHYPIDSIMDIEKAWDTSMIVAGQPMTLNEIEHDVLRLRDEPEAKRRAFVDPRIHFALNCASVGCPDLAPAPFEAGKLETQLDKATRRFVQTPSKFRFEDGTLYLSQLLDWYGEDFQLLYTDATKEQALGRFFADYVADDATAEALRNGDFTIQWLDYDWALNAAQ, from the coding sequence ATGAAGATTTTGACCCGCCCGAACGACAAAGCCGTGTTCCTGATCGCTGCATTCGGCGTGCTGATGGCCGGTATGGCGCTATTCCTCGTGCCCCCCAAGGCTGTCAGCGCCGGGGGAGAGGATGAGCCCGCCACAACTATCACGGAGGCTACCACTCGTCCGACGAGCCGGCCGACCAGTGGTCCAACCAGCGGACCCACGAGCCGCACATCTTCGGATCAGCCCGTGCGGCGGAAGGCGCATCAGTCACCTGGATTGCTGGCACCGGCGGGCTTCCCGACTCGAACCTACGCCGACCTGTTGAGCAAATACCTCGCTGATGGTCGTGTCGACTACGCCGGATTGAAGGACGATCCGGTCGAATTGAAGGCCCTGATTCGCGCGATCGAGACCACCGATCCGGCCGCGTTAGACAAGCTCGACGATGCCGCGAAGATGGCCTGGTACGCCAATGCGTACAACATCCTGACGATCGATCTGATCGTTCGACACTATCCCATCGACAGCATCATGGACATCGAAAAGGCCTGGGACACGTCGATGATCGTGGCCGGCCAACCGATGACACTGAACGAAATCGAGCACGACGTGCTGCGTTTGCGGGATGAGCCCGAGGCAAAACGGCGCGCCTTCGTCGATCCGCGGATCCACTTTGCGCTGAATTGCGCCAGCGTCGGGTGCCCGGATCTTGCGCCGGCGCCTTTCGAGGCCGGCAAACTCGAAACGCAACTCGATAAGGCAACACGCCGCTTCGTACAGACGCCGTCGAAGTTCCGCTTTGAAGATGGCACTCTGTATCTCAGCCAGTTGCTCGACTGGTACGGCGAAGACTTCCAACTGCTTTACACGGACGCGACGAAAGAGCAGGCTCTCGGCAGGTTCTTCGCCGACTACGTCGCTGACGACGCGACAGCCGAAGCTCTTCGCAACGGTGACTTCACGATCCAGTGGCTGGACTACGATTGGGCCCTGAACGCAGCGCAGTAA
- the hemW gene encoding radical SAM family heme chaperone HemW has protein sequence MSTPPDSLGLYIHVPFCKHACPYCDFYKLELRDRPARARLDFPECVEREHALLLEVHPELLDHPLESIYFGGGTPSVLVPAAVGELVRRLRSRHPDSDPEVTLEANPENLTAGRAQKWFGAGINRLSIGVQSFAEEDLKRLERLHERDTIYEAVRHSRDAGFRNLSLDLMFALPGQSLANWMENLRLAVELEPEHISFYGLTIHERTPFFDDAERGSLILPTDDELAEMYLQGAAYLCAHGFEHYEISNFARPDFRSRHNQRYWSARDVVGMGPGAHSSMGALRWDNPDDLDGWAAAVDEGRLPRSEAEELAPDIQLEEELFRRLRRAEGFALNGARGSADEIFQDWLETSSGRGAAEEGWVARDDERVWLTREGWLVSDALLLRVIEFARSR, from the coding sequence ATGAGTACGCCGCCCGACAGCCTCGGCCTCTACATTCACGTGCCCTTCTGCAAGCACGCCTGCCCGTACTGCGACTTCTACAAGTTGGAGCTGCGTGACAGGCCCGCGCGTGCTCGGCTCGATTTTCCGGAGTGCGTTGAGCGCGAACACGCCCTCCTTCTTGAGGTCCATCCTGAATTGCTGGACCACCCGCTGGAGTCGATCTACTTCGGCGGCGGTACTCCGAGCGTTCTGGTTCCAGCGGCCGTTGGGGAGTTAGTGCGGCGGCTGCGCTCCCGGCATCCCGACTCGGATCCGGAAGTTACGCTCGAGGCCAATCCGGAGAACCTGACCGCCGGGCGCGCACAGAAGTGGTTCGGTGCCGGAATCAACCGTCTTTCGATTGGTGTGCAGTCCTTCGCCGAGGAAGACTTGAAACGCCTTGAACGCCTGCACGAGCGCGACACGATTTACGAGGCCGTTCGCCATTCGCGCGATGCCGGATTCCGGAATCTCTCGCTCGATCTCATGTTCGCACTGCCGGGACAATCGTTGGCGAACTGGATGGAGAATCTGAGACTGGCAGTTGAACTGGAGCCAGAGCACATCTCCTTCTACGGTCTGACGATTCACGAACGAACGCCCTTCTTCGACGATGCAGAGCGGGGTTCATTGATTCTTCCGACCGATGACGAACTGGCCGAGATGTACTTGCAAGGCGCGGCGTATCTCTGTGCGCACGGCTTCGAGCACTACGAGATCAGCAACTTTGCCCGTCCCGACTTCCGCAGTCGCCACAACCAGCGCTACTGGTCGGCTCGCGATGTGGTCGGCATGGGGCCGGGAGCGCACAGCTCGATGGGCGCGCTCCGATGGGACAATCCGGACGATCTCGATGGATGGGCGGCTGCCGTGGACGAAGGGCGCCTTCCGCGGAGCGAGGCGGAAGAACTGGCCCCCGATATCCAACTCGAGGAGGAACTCTTCCGCCGCCTGCGCCGGGCGGAGGGATTTGCCCTCAACGGGGCGCGAGGCAGTGCCGACGAGATTTTTCAGGATTGGCTGGAAACAAGTTCCGGTCGCGGCGCCGCCGAGGAGGGCTGGGTGGCGCGGGATGACGAACGCGTGTGGCTGACGCGCGAGGGATGGCTTGTCTCCGATGCGCTGTTGCTGCGCGTGATCGAGTTTGCCCGCAGCCGGTGA
- a CDS encoding tetratricopeptide repeat protein yields the protein MDFSSKSRLPILILAIVLLGIGSASAGTETLALIKVGMKAPPLLVEGTDGEVDLCDQATTSPLLLLFLKPEDRYAAQTVQAIEDLFTRFPMVREGYRRAVIYSRFTRENKSEIPETMGPDWPVYRDIDDKAYHDYNIIATPSIVIVDETQHIAAVQPGYDHSMPEWLLTSLAGVLDVQLPEAVTKKPERPNMALQMGRRMAERGLWQRAAKYYAKAAEEQALSTEAQIELAGIHLELGEKAEALAIIDALPEEAKGSDEVAALRQRATKQEPRQEELGAPPKVNR from the coding sequence ATGGACTTCAGCAGCAAGAGCAGACTACCGATTCTGATCCTGGCAATTGTGCTGCTGGGAATCGGATCGGCATCGGCAGGCACGGAGACACTGGCTCTCATCAAGGTCGGTATGAAGGCGCCTCCTCTGCTCGTTGAAGGAACTGACGGCGAGGTCGATCTCTGCGATCAGGCGACTACCAGCCCCCTGCTGTTGCTGTTCCTGAAGCCGGAAGACCGCTACGCCGCCCAGACCGTTCAGGCCATCGAGGACCTCTTCACACGGTTTCCGATGGTGAGAGAAGGATATCGGCGGGCAGTGATCTATTCGCGCTTCACGCGCGAGAACAAGAGCGAGATTCCCGAGACTATGGGTCCCGACTGGCCAGTCTATCGTGACATCGATGATAAGGCCTATCACGACTACAACATCATCGCGACGCCTTCGATCGTGATCGTCGACGAGACGCAGCACATCGCCGCCGTCCAACCGGGCTACGATCACTCTATGCCCGAGTGGCTGCTGACGTCGTTGGCCGGCGTCCTGGATGTGCAACTTCCCGAAGCCGTCACCAAGAAGCCCGAGCGGCCGAACATGGCGCTGCAGATGGGACGCCGAATGGCGGAGCGCGGTTTGTGGCAGCGCGCCGCGAAGTACTACGCGAAGGCGGCCGAGGAGCAGGCGCTGTCAACTGAAGCACAGATTGAACTCGCTGGGATTCACCTGGAACTGGGAGAGAAAGCGGAAGCGCTGGCGATCATTGACGCCCTTCCGGAAGAAGCGAAGGGAAGCGATGAGGTCGCCGCATTGCGCCAACGCGCAACGAAGCAGGAGCCGCGGCAAGAGGAACTCGGGGCGCCACCGAAAGTCAATCGGTAG
- a CDS encoding cytochrome C has translation MTTSAAHHTLRFPVMALVALLLAVGAFAADAPKMLPADKSCSASECHQDLTAFEFNHGPVNMNQCEPCHIPINGEHRFEAAGEGRDLCLVCHDAEAAMPVQHAPFETDCAVCHDPHGSDNRYFVRGGAGAEGCMRCHTDVREGLSHLHGPVALGECLACHTPHQSEYEGLLVEQRTALCTGCHVDMEQRIEGAVSVHPPVEEQCAGCHLPHGGDREYFLVDEGRALCNECHGDFLKETETFKFTHQAMVEGEACQNCHDSHASNQERLLAAKSEDLCLNCHNEPIDGPHGMIDNIAEQVENFEYLHGPVRQGNCSACHDAHGSDNSFILDKAFPEDFYDSYSEDKYQLCFDCHDQRLVLDEMSEETGFRNGKVNLHYLHVNREKGRTCRACHHEHGSNQPKHIRSVVPFGRWEMQLEYTMTDTGGGCATGCHVPYSYDREDAVDNAESSAP, from the coding sequence ATGACAACCTCTGCTGCACACCACACTCTTCGATTCCCGGTCATGGCGCTTGTTGCGCTACTTCTGGCGGTCGGCGCATTTGCTGCCGATGCGCCGAAGATGCTCCCCGCGGACAAGAGCTGCTCGGCGTCGGAATGCCACCAGGACTTGACGGCATTTGAGTTCAATCACGGTCCCGTGAACATGAACCAGTGCGAGCCTTGCCACATTCCGATCAATGGCGAGCACCGCTTCGAGGCCGCCGGCGAAGGCCGCGACCTTTGCCTGGTCTGTCACGATGCGGAAGCTGCCATGCCGGTGCAGCACGCACCATTCGAGACGGACTGCGCGGTTTGTCACGATCCTCACGGCTCGGATAATCGTTACTTCGTTCGCGGCGGCGCCGGTGCCGAAGGTTGCATGCGCTGCCACACGGACGTTCGTGAAGGTCTCTCGCACCTGCACGGCCCGGTGGCGCTCGGCGAATGCCTCGCCTGTCACACGCCGCACCAGTCGGAATACGAAGGACTCCTGGTCGAGCAGCGCACGGCTCTCTGCACCGGCTGTCACGTCGACATGGAGCAGCGCATTGAAGGCGCCGTGTCCGTTCACCCGCCCGTCGAAGAGCAGTGCGCCGGCTGTCACCTTCCTCACGGCGGCGACCGCGAGTACTTCCTCGTCGATGAAGGCCGCGCGCTCTGCAACGAATGCCACGGCGATTTCCTGAAAGAGACCGAGACCTTCAAGTTCACGCACCAGGCGATGGTCGAAGGCGAAGCCTGCCAGAATTGCCATGACTCCCACGCGTCGAACCAGGAGCGACTGCTCGCTGCGAAGTCCGAGGATCTTTGCCTGAACTGCCACAACGAGCCCATCGATGGCCCGCACGGCATGATCGATAACATCGCCGAGCAGGTTGAGAACTTCGAATACCTGCACGGCCCCGTTCGCCAGGGCAATTGCTCCGCCTGTCACGATGCGCACGGTTCCGATAATTCGTTCATTCTCGACAAGGCCTTCCCGGAGGACTTCTACGATTCCTACTCGGAAGACAAGTACCAGCTCTGCTTCGATTGTCACGATCAGCGACTGGTGCTGGACGAGATGTCCGAAGAAACCGGGTTCCGGAACGGCAAGGTCAACCTGCACTACCTGCACGTGAATCGCGAAAAGGGCCGCACGTGCCGCGCTTGCCATCACGAGCACGGCAGCAATCAGCCGAAACACATTCGTTCCGTCGTTCCGTTCGGTCGCTGGGAAATGCAGTTGGAATACACGATGACCGATACGGGCGGCGGCTGTGCCACGGGCTGCCACGTGCCGTATAGTTACGATCGAGAAGACGCGGTCGATAATGCTGAATCAAGCGCTCCCTGA
- a CDS encoding cytochrome c3 family protein yields MTRLPHTRSAWLAGLVMSLSVLLVACAPTTRYRVLSFFFDGVPVPEGVENGRPGDMEYASTSLTPFEVSMRAMREQRGPIESPQPVFLSIHQPVAENKCIQCHDPRQSFEEMPRDASLCDRCHEDQRREEGWDHGPINIGTCVPCHNPHQSQYEHLLQEPIPDLCLYCHRADLADDEEYHDVPNLDDCTACHDPHRMY; encoded by the coding sequence GTGACTCGGCTGCCTCACACGCGGTCTGCCTGGTTGGCGGGTCTTGTGATGTCGCTTTCGGTGTTGTTGGTGGCTTGTGCGCCTACAACGCGATATCGCGTGTTGAGCTTTTTCTTTGACGGGGTTCCCGTGCCCGAAGGTGTCGAGAATGGACGGCCGGGAGATATGGAGTACGCCTCGACATCGCTGACGCCATTCGAGGTTTCGATGCGTGCGATGCGCGAGCAACGGGGCCCGATCGAATCGCCGCAGCCGGTCTTTCTCTCGATCCATCAGCCCGTAGCGGAGAATAAGTGCATTCAGTGCCACGACCCGCGCCAGAGTTTTGAGGAAATGCCGCGCGACGCATCGTTGTGCGATCGATGCCACGAGGATCAGCGCCGCGAGGAGGGATGGGATCACGGACCGATCAATATCGGAACCTGCGTTCCCTGTCACAATCCGCACCAGTCACAGTACGAGCATCTGCTGCAGGAGCCGATCCCCGATCTGTGCCTGTATTGTCACCGAGCCGATTTGGCCGATGATGAAGAATACCACGACGTGCCCAATTTGGACGATTGCACGGCATGTCACGACCCCCACCGGATGTACTAG
- a CDS encoding cytochrome c3 family protein yields MTTTTNATIQGSAHDFSTLDATGQICIFCHTTHGADTTVTDAPLWNHALTNKTYQLYNSPTMDATTSQPNGQSRLCLSCHDGTVAVDSYGGDTGIITIGLPSAIGADELTNDHPIAFTYDDPLATQDGELFMPSSSASGLGSTIADDLLFNDQLECSSCHDVHNGPAAAAVNDSLLVITRTNSQLCLTCHNK; encoded by the coding sequence ATGACAACGACAACAAATGCAACGATTCAGGGGTCGGCTCACGACTTCTCGACGCTCGACGCAACCGGCCAGATCTGCATCTTCTGCCACACCACGCACGGTGCCGATACCACCGTCACCGATGCTCCACTGTGGAACCACGCACTGACCAACAAGACCTATCAACTCTACAACAGCCCGACCATGGATGCCACCACTTCGCAGCCCAACGGCCAGTCTCGACTGTGCCTCAGCTGTCACGATGGTACTGTGGCCGTGGACAGCTACGGCGGCGACACCGGCATCATCACGATCGGCCTTCCATCGGCCATCGGCGCAGATGAATTGACCAACGATCACCCGATCGCATTCACCTACGACGACCCCCTGGCGACCCAGGACGGCGAGTTGTTTATGCCAAGTTCCAGCGCATCCGGCCTCGGCAGCACGATCGCCGACGACTTGTTGTTCAACGACCAGTTGGAATGCAGCTCCTGCCACGACGTGCACAACGGCCCTGCCGCTGCCGCCGTCAATGACAGCCTGCTGGTAATCACCCGGACAAACAGCCAACTGTGCCTGACCTGTCACAATAAGTAA